tgTGTGAGGGCTTCTTGGCCTCATCCTGCCAGGGCCCAAAAGGAGACACCAGAGACTATCTGGCTACAGACTAGGCCCTAGTCCAGAAGCAATCTTAATGCACacccagcatccctctgtgagaaacctgcttccctcctccaCAACCAGAAACCCCGAAATTTGGCATAGAACAGAGCTGATTGTAGCTGAGAAGTCCATGGAGATGAGACCTCGGATAATGAGGAGGACAAGAAGGGGCTTCACACTCACCTGGTTCCCAAGGAGGAGAAGGCCAGAGAAGTGGATGAGGGagcacggggctgggctggctTTTATAGTGGACCTTAGCTGCCCCATGTCCAGAGACATCCCTTGAAGCAGTGATTATTTCCTGACAAGCTCCTCTTGGATGCAAAACATCCCAGCTAATGATATGGGCTGTGTATTTCCTTCCTGTGAtgatgtttttcatttcctgcttaTGCTGTTTCCCAGTTATGTCGCCTTTTGAGTGGCAGGTAGGAAGGCCCAGGTATTCCCAGGCAACACATGTCATTGTGGACAGAAGACTCAGCTCACATGCTGGAAGAGTCCGGTAAAGGCAGATGATGTCAGCCTGGGTGACTCCTTAGGGGCTCTTTAGAGCCCTTTTTGCGACAGGTGTCCCAACTCCTACTGTGACCCTAATCCACCTAAcactgtcctcagggaaaaccTGCTGGCCTGCtttgcctcctcctgctctgacCCAGGGATGCCTGTATGGGGGGAGAAGTTGTTCAGGGCCCTTTCTGGATCACAAAAGAAAGGCCCAACAGGACattgtctgttttatttataaggAATAAGAAGAGGAATGTAGACATAGAGTAAATCTTTCATGTACAGGTGACCTGGCTTTTGTGCAGCATCAGACAGAACTACATGGATTTTTTCCAAGACACAGAGTGCAGATCCTGTCCCTAAAGAATTCCTTCTTCACACCCATGCCTTGATGcctttcatttttgtgttttttttttttaaattaaaaaaccaTACACCTTCTCCTAGGCACGCCCTCCTACCCGAGTAGCTGCAGACCCTGACAAAGGGCCCTCTGAAAATAAGGGTTATTTCATCTGCTGAGAGCCTGTTGAGTCTCAAGGAATTGTCTTTTCACCTGGGTCAGGATCCAGGACAGCCTCACACAAACAGATGTTCCCCAGAGAGCTGTTGGGATGCACTGGGGAAGGATTTGGTCTAGGCTTGGGGCTCTCCACAGTGAGACCCAAACACTCCAGCCCTGAACCCATGTCAACAGACTACCAGGAGGTAACACTGCACCAGCACCTGGCAGCACTACACAGACATGACACAGGTCCTGGGACCAGCTGGACATATGCCCAGGGTCAGGTGAATTATGTGCACACAGATGCACTGGCAAAtactgtgttgggtctgtctgggatggagtcaccttgccctgcagcagcccacacagtgctgtactctgcactcgtagcttgAACAGCACTGATaccactccagtgttgtgtctatttctgcatagtgctggcacagcatcaggacttcttccaagcccccaagagccagcaggctgggggtgggctaGTGAAGaggaggggacattgccagggcagctgacctaaaccagtcaaagggatattccataacacctgatgtcacactcagccataaaaggtggaaagaggaagaagaggggacgggtgggctctcgttgtgaaaatgtctgttttactcaggtgggcagccgagctccatcacaaccactctctcactccccctctcctcaaacagaaagggggagaaaatacaacacagacaactcgaggtttgagatgagaaaggtttaattaaagggaaaaagaatggggagaaaaagaaacaaaagaaacaataagtctgTGCGGAAGCatagagagaaggaaaaaaaatatactctacttcccatcaacgagcaatatttggccacgtcctgggaagcaggatCTCAAAACacatagtggttgttcaggaggaggTGTTCTGTGGGAAGGAACTGAggatggggctgggcagggtcACCACCACAGGAGAGGGCTGGATGACGATGGTGTATTTGCACTTggacttttaatttaaaaaaaaaaaaaaaacacaaaaatgaaaggCATCAAGGCATGGGTGTGAAGAAGGAATTCTTTAGGGACAGGATCTGCACTGTGTGTCTTGGAAAAAATCCATGTAGTTCTGTCTGATGCTGCACAAAAGCCAGGTCACCTGTACATGAAAGATTTACTCTATGTCTACATTCCTCTTCTTATTccttataaataaaacagacaatGTCCTGTTGGGCCTTTCTTTTGTGATCCAGAAAGGGCCCTGAACAACTTCTCCCCCCATACAGGCATCCCTGGgtcagagcaggaggaggcaaaGCAGGCCAGCAggttttccctgaggacagtgTTAGGTGGATTAGGGTCACAGTAGGAGTTGGGACACCTGTCGCAAAAAGGGCTCTAAAGAGCCCCTAAGGAGTCACCCAGGCTGACATCATCTGCCTTTACCGGACTCTTCCAGCATGTGAGCTGAGTCTTCTGTCCACAATGACATGTGTTGCCTGGGAATACCTGGGCCTTCCTACCTGCCACTCAAAAGGCGACATAACTGGGAAACAGCAtaagcaggaaatgaaaaacatcaTCACAGGAAGGAAATACACAGCCCATATCATTAGCTGGGATGTTTTGCATCCAAGAGGAGCTTGTCAGGAAATAATCACTGCTTCAAGGGATGTCTCTGGACATGGGGCAGCTAAGGTCCACTATAAAagccagcccagccccgtgctCCCTCATCCACTTCTCTGGCCTTCTCCTCCTTGGGAACCAGGTGAGTGTGAAGCCCCTTCTTGTCCTCCTCATTATCCGAGGTCTCATCTCCATGGACTTCTCAGCTACAATCAGCTCTGTTCTATGCCAAATTTCGGGGTTTCTGGTTGtggaggagggaagcaggtttctcacagagggatgctgggtGTGCATTAAGATTGCTTCTGGACTAGGGCCTAGTCTGTAGCCAGATAGTCTCTGGTGTCTCCTTTTGGGCCCTGGCAGGATGAGGCCAAGAAGCCCTCACAcatccctgcacagcctccagCTCTCACTATGGCCTGTGCCTTGGTTTTGTTAGGGTGTGGTGACAGGCTGCTCGTCATGCATCCCCATGTtctgcttcctccctgccctctctcccaggtgaacctcctgcccccagacatgtcctgctacgaccagtgccagccctgcctgccgTGCCAGCCCTGTGGCCCAACTCCACTGGCCAGCAGCTGCAATGAGCCCTGCGTCAGGCAGTGCCAGAACTCCACCATCGTCATCCAGCCCTCTCCTGTGGTGGtgaccctgcccggccccatcctcagctccttcccacaGAACACCGTTGTGGGATCCTCCACCTCTGCTGCCgttggcagcatcctcagctgtgACGGTGTCCCCATCAACTCCGGGTGCTGTGACCTCTCCTGTATTGCCAGTCGCTACTGTGGCAGCAGGTGCCGCCCCTGCTAAAGATGCCAGGCAGTGCCCCAGACCAGGACCCCAGGAACTCACAACATGCTGCTGGACAGAAGAACAGACCTTCACGCTCCTGTTTTAAGAGGGGCTGACCATCTCTGTCTTGTCCTGTAAAGACAGACAGGAAGGGGCCAACCTGGTCTCTCTGTCAACATGGCCAATGTttaccttttctgttttccactcactcactctttttctctcttttccttgttGCCTTCTGCTGCCCTCCAAGCTCTCTGTGAAATCCCCAGAAACCAACCTGGTGTGACATGCAAGCCTCTCTCCACTTGTGGGTCCAGTTAGATGGATACCCTGTGGCAAGTCTGCCATTCAAAATCTGAACAGATTTTGGTGGCTCTTGCTGATCTCCACTCTCAGGGCCTCTTCTTGTAGTCACCTCTTTTCCCTCCTGAGATTCAATAAACTTTTGCAGCATCCCCGAGTGTGTCCCTGTCTGGTCTTTCCATCTGCAAAGAGATGGCCAAGGGAGAAAGCCATTGCTTTGGTGGGAATTTTGGTGTCCTTCAGGTGTCTGCCTACAGACTGGTTCTGTTTCGTGTCTTTTTATGACATGAAGCTGACCAATGCAGTTGGTACAGCAGAACGAAGGGATACCATCCCAAGGGACCTGGagaagcttgagaagtgggcccatgtgaacctcatgaggttcaagaAGTCCAACTGCAACGTGCCGCACCtggtttggggcaatcccaggcaTGGGCACAGAATGGGTGAagtcattgagagcagccctgcagagacgGACTTTTgcgggttctggtggacaagaAGTGCAACATGAGCCATCAGC
This portion of the Anas platyrhynchos isolate ZD024472 breed Pekin duck chromosome 28, IASCAAS_PekinDuck_T2T, whole genome shotgun sequence genome encodes:
- the LOC101792267 gene encoding feather keratin Cos1-2; the protein is MSLDMGQLRSTIKASPAPCSLIHFSGLLLLGNQVNLLPPDMSCYDQCQPCLPCQPCGPTPLASSCNEPCVRQCQNSTIVIQPSPVVVTLPGPILSSFPQNTVVGSSTSAAVGSILSCDGVPINSGCCDLSCIASRYCGSRCRPC